In Pseudoalteromonas sp. MM1, a single window of DNA contains:
- the pabC gene encoding aminodeoxychorismate lyase has translation MQTIITTDDTSAINTRDRGLNYGDGFFTTAKVSAGQVEHWQYHKARLIECAERLAFPAINFTELEQHIKTAITGCKLNVLKVVVTRGEGGRGYGLPQHTHLTILITVSAFPQNYSALVKSGVSLALSPIKLASQPLLAGLKTLNRLEQVLIKNAMASQQCDDVLVLDHQNNVIEASAANVFAIGNNTLYTPSLEQCGIKGVYLQSLCDKLAVEFKHVSLNELTQARAVFICNSLMGAVPVNRIEQHPFNVEQSMRLLNELLAKEAKC, from the coding sequence ATGCAAACAATAATAACAACCGATGATACAAGTGCGATAAATACGCGCGATAGAGGCCTTAACTACGGGGATGGCTTTTTTACCACTGCCAAAGTAAGTGCAGGGCAAGTAGAGCATTGGCAATACCATAAAGCACGTTTGATAGAATGCGCCGAGCGCTTAGCGTTTCCGGCAATTAATTTTACTGAGCTTGAGCAGCATATTAAAACAGCCATTACTGGCTGCAAATTAAATGTCCTTAAAGTAGTTGTTACCCGCGGAGAAGGTGGGCGAGGTTATGGATTACCACAACATACCCATTTAACCATTTTAATTACAGTATCAGCGTTTCCACAAAACTACTCAGCATTAGTTAAAAGCGGGGTAAGTTTAGCTTTAAGCCCAATTAAATTAGCATCTCAGCCATTACTTGCAGGCTTAAAAACGCTTAACCGTTTAGAGCAAGTGCTTATTAAAAATGCCATGGCATCTCAACAGTGCGACGATGTTTTAGTACTCGATCATCAAAACAATGTCATTGAAGCGTCAGCCGCTAATGTGTTTGCAATTGGCAATAATACACTTTACACACCAAGCCTTGAGCAATGCGGTATAAAGGGGGTTTATCTGCAATCGTTATGTGATAAATTAGCGGTTGAATTTAAGCACGTTAGCCTAAATGAGCTAACCCAAGCACGCGCTGTATTTATATGTAATAGTTTAATGGGTGCAGTGCCCGTTAACCGTATTGAGCAACACCCCTTTAATGTTGAGCAAAGCATGCGTTTATTAAATGAATTACTAGCCAAGGAGGCTAAGTGTTAA
- the mltG gene encoding endolytic transglycosylase MltG, whose amino-acid sequence MLKVILSVLLLALVTTLVGYQQLQATITSPLNIATPVQFEVKKGMGFNQLCKQWEANNWLKSCWRYQVIAKLDPTLTDLKAGLYQLTNTSVINNIKKINNGEQISFSFTIIEGQNLREVIAAISSAPHLTNNLNVEQLAQQIVGEKGHLEGWLFPDTYHYHSGDTASSLLKRAAVKMQQTLEQAWPKRAQNLPYKNAYDALIMASIIEKETGLASERPLIAAVFINRLNANMRLQTDPTVIYGLGADFDGDIKRKDLRDYTPYNTYRINGLPPTPIAMPSKAAILAALNPPQSEYVYFVAKGDGSHQFSTTLKQHNAAVKTYILNKTN is encoded by the coding sequence GTGTTAAAAGTTATTTTATCGGTATTATTGTTAGCTTTAGTGACAACGCTAGTAGGGTATCAACAATTACAAGCAACAATAACAAGCCCGCTAAATATAGCTACCCCTGTGCAATTTGAAGTAAAAAAAGGTATGGGCTTTAACCAACTTTGTAAGCAATGGGAGGCTAATAATTGGTTAAAAAGTTGCTGGCGTTACCAAGTGATTGCAAAGCTTGACCCAACGCTAACTGATTTAAAAGCGGGTTTATACCAACTAACCAATACAAGTGTTATAAATAACATAAAAAAAATAAACAACGGTGAACAAATTAGCTTTAGCTTTACCATTATTGAAGGGCAAAACTTACGCGAAGTAATAGCAGCCATTAGTAGTGCGCCGCATTTAACTAATAATTTAAATGTAGAGCAACTAGCCCAACAAATAGTGGGCGAAAAAGGCCATTTAGAGGGATGGCTATTTCCAGATACATACCATTACCACAGCGGTGATACTGCCAGTAGTTTATTAAAACGTGCGGCCGTTAAAATGCAGCAAACACTTGAACAAGCATGGCCAAAGCGTGCACAAAACCTACCGTATAAAAACGCATATGATGCACTGATCATGGCCTCTATTATTGAAAAAGAAACCGGCCTAGCCAGTGAGCGCCCGCTAATAGCCGCTGTATTTATAAATAGATTAAACGCCAATATGCGCCTACAAACAGACCCAACCGTAATATACGGCCTAGGAGCGGATTTTGACGGCGACATTAAGCGAAAAGATTTACGCGATTACACACCCTATAACACATATCGCATTAACGGGCTGCCGCCTACACCCATTGCCATGCCCTCAAAAGCCGCTATTTTAGCAGCGCTTAACCCACCGCAATCAGAGTATGTTTACTTTGTGGCTAAGGGCGATGGCAGTCATCAATTTTCAACCACGTTAAAGCAACACAACGCGGCAGTTAAAACGTATATATTAAATAAAACGAATTAA
- the tmk gene encoding dTMP kinase, with protein MKPKFIVIEGLEGAGKSTAISLCQDFLNKKQIDFINVREPGGTPLAESLRTLVKAEHKEDIAFETELLIMYAARSQLMHNVINPALNNGQWVLADRHDLSSQAYQGGGRGISANTLSSLSSMVLKGLKPDLTIYLDIDPVIGLERAKGRGELDRIEQEAIEFFQRTRMRYVELANDDSSIKTVDANQSIDKVHRDITNVLRTFFEGLK; from the coding sequence ATGAAACCAAAATTTATTGTTATTGAAGGCCTTGAAGGTGCGGGCAAATCAACGGCTATTTCGTTATGCCAAGACTTTTTAAACAAAAAACAAATAGACTTTATTAACGTGCGCGAGCCTGGAGGCACGCCGCTTGCGGAGTCTTTACGAACGCTTGTAAAAGCAGAGCACAAAGAAGACATAGCCTTTGAAACCGAGTTACTTATTATGTACGCAGCGCGCTCGCAACTTATGCATAATGTAATTAACCCAGCACTTAATAACGGGCAGTGGGTATTGGCCGATCGCCACGATTTGTCATCTCAGGCCTACCAAGGAGGCGGGCGCGGCATTAGCGCTAATACCTTATCGTCTTTGTCGTCTATGGTGTTAAAAGGATTAAAACCTGATTTAACCATTTACCTAGATATAGACCCAGTAATCGGTCTTGAGCGTGCTAAAGGCCGTGGTGAGCTTGATAGGATAGAGCAAGAAGCCATTGAGTTTTTTCAGCGTACCCGTATGCGTTATGTTGAGCTGGCAAATGACGATAGCTCAATAAAAACGGTTGATGCCAATCAAAGTATTGATAAAGTACATCGCGATATAACCAACGTACTACGCACCTTTTTTGAAGGGTTAAAATAG
- a CDS encoding DNA polymerase III subunit, translated as MALPWLNSVEQQLAQSYKAQRFHHAQLLCGPIGVGKFELSEQLANSLLCQNINTHMQSENSKLAPCGKCKSCALTHAGNHPDKRLTQVEGQSIGVDDIRAISDFMNHSAAQNGNKVAIIENCEKMTTAAANALLKTLEEPSNSRFLILTTSNTAQLPATILSRCAKTDIKVANSEAAKTWLADLNIGDYVWLPLFYTQPLLIKQWQAQEQLQHIDTLYKFATEFKQSHNFSPLVNIINKQPELIRIFTLFLSEQLKQQLIKGLSFDAYQSAQQAVNEFLQNSTEVLGLNLPLAVSRLAHALRHI; from the coding sequence ATGGCATTGCCGTGGCTTAATAGCGTAGAGCAACAGCTTGCGCAAAGTTACAAAGCACAGCGTTTTCATCATGCGCAGCTATTATGCGGGCCTATTGGTGTGGGTAAGTTTGAGCTAAGCGAACAATTAGCAAATAGTTTGTTATGCCAAAATATTAATACCCACATGCAAAGCGAAAACAGTAAGCTAGCCCCGTGTGGAAAGTGTAAAAGTTGTGCTTTAACGCATGCGGGTAACCACCCCGACAAACGCTTAACGCAAGTTGAGGGGCAAAGCATTGGTGTAGACGATATTCGCGCGATAAGCGATTTTATGAACCACTCTGCTGCACAAAATGGGAATAAAGTAGCCATTATAGAAAACTGCGAAAAAATGACCACGGCTGCGGCAAACGCATTACTAAAAACGCTAGAAGAGCCCAGCAATAGTCGCTTTTTAATTTTAACAACAAGCAATACCGCGCAGTTACCCGCCACTATTTTAAGCCGCTGTGCCAAAACAGATATAAAAGTTGCTAACTCAGAAGCAGCCAAAACCTGGTTAGCCGATTTAAATATTGGTGACTATGTGTGGTTGCCTTTGTTTTATACACAACCACTGTTAATTAAACAGTGGCAAGCGCAAGAGCAGCTGCAACACATTGATACTTTATATAAATTTGCAACTGAGTTTAAACAAAGCCATAATTTTAGTCCGCTTGTTAATATTATAAATAAACAACCTGAGCTAATACGCATTTTTACATTATTTTTAAGCGAGCAATTAAAACAGCAGCTTATAAAGGGTTTAAGTTTTGACGCGTACCAAAGTGCGCAGCAAGCGGTGAATGAATTTTTACAAAATAGCACAGAGGTACTTGGGCTTAATTTACCTCTAGCAGTGTCGCGTTTAGCGCATGCCCTGCGTCACATTTAA
- a CDS encoding PilZ domain-containing protein, protein MQELLVDVDNLDELYRCYMPYLKKGGLFVRTNMRYEIGYSLALRVTLPDALEDDVVTGKVAWITPQGAQSSNPPGIGISFLDDKTNLNAKIEKLLGTMLNSGNPTYTM, encoded by the coding sequence ATGCAAGAACTTTTAGTTGATGTAGACAACCTTGACGAGCTTTATCGCTGCTACATGCCATATTTAAAAAAAGGTGGCCTATTTGTGCGTACCAACATGCGCTACGAAATTGGCTACTCTTTAGCACTAAGAGTGACGTTACCAGATGCGCTAGAAGATGACGTTGTAACGGGCAAAGTTGCCTGGATCACACCACAAGGCGCACAAAGCTCAAACCCGCCAGGTATTGGCATAAGTTTTTTAGATGATAAAACAAACCTAAATGCTAAAATCGAAAAGCTATTAGGCACTATGTTAAACTCTGGTAACCCTACATATACCATGTAG
- a CDS encoding TatD family hydrolase encodes MIVDSHCHLDRLDFDKLDLNLDQVLNNARAKQVEHFLCVSVTLDQFPSMLEKIKHYDDVSASCGVHPLDQKDALNKQQLIDLASHKKVVAIGETGLDYYYSKDTHAVQQASFVGHIEVANELQKPLIIHTRDARADTINLMREHKAENCGGVLHCFTEDWDMAKKAIDMGYYISISGIVTFKNAVELKEVVKQIPLDRLLIETDSPYLAPVPYRGKTNQPAYVEDVAYYISELKGISFNELAKATTDNFYSLFKLAAKG; translated from the coding sequence GTGATTGTAGATTCTCATTGCCATTTAGATCGTCTTGATTTTGACAAACTAGATTTAAACTTAGATCAAGTACTCAACAACGCTCGTGCAAAGCAAGTAGAGCATTTTTTATGTGTAAGTGTCACGCTTGATCAATTCCCAAGCATGCTTGAAAAAATTAAACATTACGACGATGTATCGGCATCGTGTGGCGTGCATCCGCTTGATCAAAAAGATGCTCTTAATAAACAGCAGCTTATTGATTTAGCATCGCATAAAAAAGTGGTCGCAATAGGCGAAACAGGCCTCGATTACTATTATTCAAAAGACACGCACGCAGTGCAGCAAGCCAGTTTTGTAGGGCATATAGAAGTAGCAAACGAATTACAAAAACCACTTATTATTCATACCCGCGATGCCCGAGCCGACACCATAAATTTAATGCGTGAGCACAAAGCAGAAAATTGCGGTGGCGTATTGCATTGCTTTACCGAAGATTGGGATATGGCCAAAAAAGCGATTGATATGGGATATTATATCTCTATTTCAGGCATTGTTACCTTTAAGAATGCCGTAGAGCTTAAAGAAGTAGTAAAACAAATCCCACTCGATAGGCTACTTATTGAGACTGATTCGCCGTATTTGGCACCTGTACCGTACCGTGGTAAAACAAACCAGCCGGCGTATGTAGAAGATGTTGCCTACTACATTAGCGAACTTAAAGGCATTAGCTTTAACGAGCTTGCAAAAGCCACCACAGATAATTTTTACTCACTTTTTAAATTAGCAGCAAAAGGCTAA
- a CDS encoding alkaline phosphatase D family protein — MTTQSAQLPLLLMGPMVRRAEQRSICIQFATSRPGNCQITLENQQSYSEQQSIALGKHLYLHFIIIKPVDNQFPLDTLLAYTLHINEQQIDLSPWCFKGQTAPSFVIANKLTHILHGSCRNAHHPAKDSLVSASDWQNTQRSNKLQGAQLLLLSGDQVYADDVAGPMLLAIHQLIDELGLYKEQPLALNLPADINDQLFNRHHYLPKTPWQKRSKLGVGYWLKKDEPHFSSVKAHNHLIHFEEFIALYLLNFSAAAWQSVDIQNMHYTQGNEKNNAIFNAEKKALIDYAKGLNSVERLFANVSTLMMFDDHDVTDDWNLTAGWEQAINQNPSSKRIINNGLISYWLFQGLGNDALHKTGALINDFKQSRSANNSWQFKGFDKPLNEFNYWHYELTTTPKVVVLDTRTHRWRNESNFNEPSGLLDWERLTELEESLLSHSKVIIVSPAPVFGVKSIEAIQAAFNMCGQPLMVDVENWMAHEGSAKKLLDTFRRTDTPNETLILSGDVHYSFCFSVQKRFGDHPNRIWQLTASGIKNEFPRKLINVLDKLDSILYGPKSPLNFFTKRWHMEVDKHQTKGEGQKYLVSDSAISLITLEQGDLARYQLIHGDGHLTEFDLEHK; from the coding sequence ATGACCACTCAATCGGCGCAACTCCCGCTTTTATTAATGGGGCCTATGGTGCGCCGAGCTGAGCAACGTAGTATATGTATTCAATTTGCTACATCGCGGCCTGGCAATTGCCAAATTACACTTGAAAACCAACAAAGCTACAGCGAGCAGCAAAGCATTGCACTAGGTAAACACCTTTACCTGCATTTTATAATTATAAAACCCGTTGATAACCAGTTTCCGCTCGATACCTTATTAGCGTATACACTTCACATAAACGAGCAGCAAATTGATTTATCGCCTTGGTGTTTTAAAGGGCAAACAGCGCCTTCGTTTGTAATTGCAAATAAGCTAACGCATATTTTACATGGCTCGTGCCGCAACGCACATCACCCTGCAAAAGACAGCTTAGTATCGGCCAGTGATTGGCAAAATACACAACGCAGCAATAAGTTGCAGGGCGCACAACTTTTACTCCTTAGCGGGGATCAAGTTTACGCCGATGATGTAGCCGGCCCCATGTTACTGGCTATTCATCAGTTAATAGATGAATTAGGACTTTATAAAGAGCAACCGCTTGCGCTTAATTTACCAGCAGATATAAATGACCAGCTTTTTAATCGCCATCATTACTTACCTAAAACGCCATGGCAAAAACGTTCTAAATTAGGTGTAGGGTATTGGCTAAAAAAAGACGAGCCTCATTTTTCTAGCGTAAAAGCGCATAATCATTTAATTCACTTTGAAGAATTTATTGCGCTTTACCTACTTAACTTTAGTGCCGCCGCGTGGCAAAGCGTTGATATACAAAATATGCATTACACGCAAGGTAATGAAAAAAACAACGCTATTTTTAACGCCGAAAAAAAAGCGTTAATAGACTACGCTAAAGGCTTAAATAGCGTAGAACGTTTATTTGCTAATGTATCTACCTTGATGATGTTTGACGATCACGATGTTACCGATGATTGGAACCTAACGGCAGGGTGGGAGCAAGCAATAAATCAAAACCCAAGCAGTAAACGTATTATTAATAACGGGCTGATAAGTTATTGGTTATTCCAAGGGTTGGGTAACGACGCTCTACACAAAACAGGTGCACTAATAAACGACTTTAAACAAAGCCGCAGCGCTAATAATAGTTGGCAGTTTAAAGGCTTTGATAAACCCTTAAACGAATTTAACTATTGGCATTATGAGCTTACCACCACGCCTAAAGTGGTCGTGCTTGATACCCGCACGCACCGCTGGCGTAACGAAAGTAACTTTAATGAACCTTCAGGCTTACTTGACTGGGAGCGCTTAACAGAGCTTGAAGAAAGCCTGCTGAGTCACAGCAAAGTAATTATTGTATCGCCAGCCCCCGTATTTGGCGTTAAATCAATAGAGGCAATACAAGCGGCGTTTAATATGTGCGGCCAGCCACTTATGGTTGATGTAGAAAACTGGATGGCACACGAAGGCTCCGCCAAAAAGCTGCTTGATACATTTAGGCGCACAGACACACCTAACGAAACGCTTATTTTATCGGGCGATGTGCATTATTCATTTTGTTTTTCGGTGCAAAAGCGTTTTGGCGACCACCCTAATAGAATATGGCAACTCACCGCCAGCGGAATTAAAAACGAATTTCCGCGTAAGCTCATTAATGTACTCGATAAGCTCGACTCAATATTATACGGCCCCAAAAGCCCGCTTAACTTTTTTACCAAACGCTGGCACATGGAAGTAGATAAACACCAAACCAAAGGTGAAGGCCAAAAATACCTAGTAAGCGACTCCGCCATTAGTTTAATTACATTAGAACAGGGCGACTTAGCCCGCTATCAACTAATCCACGGCGACGGCCATTTAACTGAGTTTGATTTAGAGCATAAATAA
- a CDS encoding O-antigen ligase, translated as MNRFIFFLLCAIVFLLPLPLGSYRPWAIMAMGILICITFLMHLINSVINNQKLYPERYSLPVFLALLLVCAVCVLQFYTVSLDPFQTKQMLLKTSFMLLFCWLIFIYCNNSERIKKLIYTIIAAGVFQALYATYLNLSPDMLSPIFGYKHTQRAIGTFTYSNFLANYLALCLCLGIGVLVSELKRGSHASALTFKQTLRAWTEILLSSKIILRISLIIIIIALILTRSRMGNSAFFIALMAVSLLALFVYNKKPKAFKLLIVSFFIIDLIIIGAIFDVEKVKQRISETSIQSETRDEVVRDSIPLILDKPLLGSGGGTFYTAFPAYQSEPYSGYYDNAHNDYIQFAVELGIPVTSALGALILYCLWLCVQTMRKRKTALFQGVAFGCAIAIVDMLLHSSVDYSLQAGANSMLFMVILCLAILSNKIVVKRGRDFK; from the coding sequence GTGAACCGTTTTATATTCTTTTTGCTATGTGCAATTGTTTTTTTGCTGCCCCTTCCTTTAGGTAGCTACCGACCCTGGGCCATTATGGCTATGGGCATTTTAATTTGTATCACTTTTTTAATGCATTTAATTAATAGTGTTATTAATAACCAAAAACTTTACCCCGAGCGTTATTCACTCCCTGTTTTTTTAGCTTTGTTGCTAGTGTGTGCTGTGTGTGTTTTACAATTTTACACCGTAAGTTTAGACCCCTTTCAAACAAAGCAAATGCTGTTAAAAACAAGCTTTATGCTACTTTTTTGCTGGCTTATTTTTATTTATTGCAACAATAGTGAACGTATAAAAAAGCTTATTTATACCATTATTGCAGCAGGGGTTTTTCAAGCTTTGTATGCAACTTATCTAAACCTCTCGCCTGATATGCTCAGCCCTATTTTTGGGTATAAGCATACACAACGTGCTATAGGCACATTTACTTACTCTAATTTTTTAGCTAACTATTTAGCACTATGCTTATGTTTAGGTATAGGTGTATTAGTTAGTGAGCTTAAGCGAGGCAGCCATGCAAGTGCTCTTACATTTAAACAAACTTTACGCGCCTGGACAGAAATACTATTAAGCTCAAAAATAATTTTGCGTATATCGTTAATTATTATAATTATTGCGCTAATTTTAACGCGCAGCCGCATGGGTAACTCTGCCTTTTTTATAGCACTGATGGCTGTTAGCTTGTTGGCTTTGTTTGTTTATAACAAAAAGCCTAAAGCGTTCAAGTTACTTATTGTTAGTTTTTTTATAATTGATTTGATCATTATTGGTGCAATATTTGACGTTGAAAAAGTAAAGCAACGCATTAGCGAAACCAGTATTCAGTCAGAAACACGTGATGAAGTTGTTCGTGATTCAATCCCGTTAATACTCGATAAGCCTTTATTGGGTTCTGGTGGTGGTACGTTTTATACTGCTTTCCCTGCGTATCAGTCTGAGCCGTATTCTGGCTATTACGATAATGCTCATAACGATTACATTCAATTTGCTGTAGAGCTAGGCATTCCTGTAACGTCAGCTTTAGGGGCACTTATTTTGTATTGCTTATGGTTGTGTGTACAAACCATGCGTAAACGTAAAACAGCGTTGTTTCAGGGTGTTGCTTTTGGGTGTGCTATCGCTATTGTAGATATGCTGCTGCATTCGTCGGTAGATTATTCACTGCAAGCGGGTGCCAACTCAATGCTGTTTATGGTTATTTTATGTTTGGCTATTTTAAGTAATAAAATAGTTGTTAAGCGAGGGCGTGATTTTAAATAG
- a CDS encoding EAL domain-containing protein: MSSFFKNGLSLKTQVYGLIIVISVISFFVRIITDVDTTRQYLQTQMASHAQDTATSLGLSISPYLEDDSIMIAQTMATAIFDSGYYKQIKFTNAENQVVFDLINPKRVESVPNWFISTVKLNAPTMQSELNNGWIMAGTLEVTSHVGQSYLTLWEHTKRSLYGSFLLLVASLAVAFLILRAVFKPLKAVENQAHLVTRKRFTLNNEIPVSRELRTVTKAINNMVMNLQSTFDSLTKQTQALTEEVYIDPLTGLGNRKSFDNHFNSVVDSISDEAPITAMMITLPSLANINKTVSYQDGDEHVNEVANILKTIFGELTNAKVFRLNGSTFIALAPYDSEFLNRTRLEITDAFSQQKNSLHVNGFANFALVSVDKGMPVGNVLSALDTGCTIGDTNTKVDKNTLFSVNQWRSLIQSILASGEVSFSVQPVKRASSQNKQCYFEVFAHFIFEGEKVNNGHLFAMAEKLNLTEELDKKIIRNFVNVKEQHPNDVFALNLSKASLYSTDFIEWLTLYSHTKPVIKTNLLFELHEISLLYNVHIASQHIDIIKDIGINVCIEHFGTSLTSFRYLQGLDIEYVKIDGSYIQDLLDNNQSKFFIQTVNNICHGFGIKVLACLIEKPETLKVLENLGCDGVQGNLIMPPSKVIKANNSGANKEFTFCADTLKFCN, from the coding sequence ATGTCGTCTTTTTTTAAAAATGGCTTGAGCTTAAAAACCCAAGTTTATGGACTGATTATTGTTATTTCGGTTATTTCGTTTTTTGTACGAATAATTACCGATGTAGACACCACACGCCAGTATTTACAAACGCAAATGGCTAGCCACGCCCAAGACACCGCCACGAGTTTAGGGCTTTCTATTTCGCCCTACCTTGAAGACGACAGCATAATGATTGCGCAAACAATGGCAACGGCTATTTTTGACTCGGGTTATTATAAGCAAATAAAATTTACTAACGCTGAAAACCAGGTGGTTTTTGACCTTATAAACCCTAAACGTGTTGAGTCGGTACCTAATTGGTTTATAAGCACCGTTAAACTTAATGCCCCAACTATGCAATCTGAGTTAAATAATGGCTGGATAATGGCCGGCACGCTTGAAGTAACAAGCCACGTTGGGCAATCGTATTTAACGTTGTGGGAGCATACCAAGCGTAGCTTATATGGATCGTTTTTATTATTAGTAGCGTCGCTGGCAGTGGCGTTTTTAATACTGCGAGCAGTGTTTAAACCATTAAAAGCAGTAGAAAACCAAGCACATTTAGTGACCCGTAAACGGTTTACCTTAAACAACGAAATACCGGTTTCCCGCGAACTGCGCACTGTTACTAAAGCCATTAACAATATGGTTATGAACCTGCAAAGTACGTTTGATTCGCTCACTAAGCAAACACAAGCCCTTACGGAGGAAGTTTACATAGACCCTTTAACCGGTTTGGGTAACCGTAAGTCGTTTGATAACCATTTTAATTCGGTAGTCGACTCTATTAGTGATGAGGCGCCCATTACGGCCATGATGATTACCCTACCCTCGCTTGCAAACATTAATAAAACAGTAAGCTACCAAGATGGCGATGAACATGTAAACGAAGTGGCAAATATACTTAAAACTATTTTTGGTGAGCTGACAAACGCAAAAGTATTTAGATTAAATGGTAGTACTTTTATTGCCCTTGCTCCTTACGATAGTGAATTTTTAAATAGAACACGCCTAGAAATTACCGATGCATTTAGCCAACAAAAAAATAGCTTACATGTAAATGGCTTTGCTAACTTTGCATTAGTAAGTGTTGATAAGGGCATGCCTGTTGGTAACGTGCTATCGGCTTTAGATACGGGCTGTACAATTGGCGATACAAACACCAAGGTAGATAAAAACACTTTATTTAGTGTTAACCAGTGGCGCTCGCTTATTCAGTCTATTTTAGCCTCTGGCGAGGTGAGTTTTTCGGTGCAACCTGTAAAACGTGCTAGCTCGCAAAACAAACAATGTTATTTTGAGGTGTTTGCTCATTTTATTTTTGAAGGTGAAAAAGTTAATAACGGGCATTTATTTGCTATGGCCGAAAAACTTAACTTAACCGAAGAGCTAGATAAAAAAATAATACGTAATTTTGTAAATGTTAAAGAGCAACACCCAAACGACGTATTTGCGCTTAACTTAAGTAAGGCCTCTTTATATTCTACTGATTTTATTGAATGGTTAACGCTTTATTCGCATACCAAACCTGTTATAAAAACTAACTTGTTATTTGAATTACACGAAATTAGTTTACTTTATAATGTTCACATTGCCTCGCAACATATAGATATAATTAAAGATATAGGCATTAACGTATGTATTGAGCATTTTGGTACTAGCCTTACCTCGTTTAGATACTTACAAGGGCTAGATATTGAGTATGTAAAAATAGACGGAAGCTACATACAAGACTTACTAGATAACAACCAAAGCAAATTTTTTATTCAAACAGTTAATAATATTTGCCATGGTTTTGGCATTAAAGTTTTGGCTTGTTTAATAGAAAAACCTGAGACATTAAAAGTACTTGAAAACTTAGGATGTGATGGCGTACAAGGTAATTTAATTATGCCGCCTTCTAAAGTTATTAAAGCCAATAATAGTGGCGCAAATAAAGAGTTTACTTTTTGTGCCGATACGCTAAAATTTTGTAATTAG
- a CDS encoding transglutaminase-like cysteine peptidase, producing the protein MRLGLCIVLVVSFFVCAQDMLMYLRNSDIIARAQKQYGSEGHARIKNWLNFIDESADKSEWQKIHLVNNFFNKQIKYKTDEDLWQQKDYWATPLESLGIGMGDCEDYVIAKYFTLMALGVPEDKIRLMYVRQKTVNQPHMVLIYIENPNQVPYVLGNFNTKLLPANKRRDLTPIYSFNGQGLWLAKSKGLGNKVKNSRGVSAWNTMLERIEQGELAPI; encoded by the coding sequence GTGCGTTTAGGGCTTTGTATAGTATTAGTGGTTTCGTTTTTTGTATGCGCGCAAGACATGCTTATGTATTTACGCAACAGCGATATAATTGCCCGTGCGCAAAAACAATATGGTAGCGAAGGCCATGCACGTATAAAAAACTGGTTAAATTTTATAGATGAATCTGCTGATAAAAGTGAATGGCAAAAAATTCATTTAGTTAATAATTTTTTTAATAAGCAAATTAAATATAAAACCGACGAAGACCTATGGCAGCAAAAAGATTATTGGGCTACCCCGCTCGAGAGTTTAGGCATTGGCATGGGTGACTGCGAAGACTACGTAATTGCCAAGTATTTTACTTTAATGGCCTTGGGCGTTCCTGAGGATAAAATACGGTTAATGTATGTTAGGCAAAAAACGGTTAACCAGCCACATATGGTGCTTATATACATTGAAAACCCAAACCAAGTTCCTTATGTTTTAGGTAATTTTAATACTAAGCTACTGCCTGCTAATAAACGCCGCGATTTAACCCCTATTTATAGTTTTAACGGCCAAGGTTTGTGGTTAGCTAAATCGAAAGGCCTAGGTAATAAAGTAAAAAATAGCCGTGGTGTGTCTGCTTGGAACACAATGCTAGAGCGAATCGAACAAGGTGAGCTTGCTCCCATATAG